A window from Deltaproteobacteria bacterium encodes these proteins:
- a CDS encoding endonuclease/exonuclease/phosphatase family protein, with protein sequence MKSETVRSLKLFSYPYEPNTGGNGYRFPQLRSRARVFRPPVSIGSNHLGAAEMSEIIQPSTLKVMTINVAHGRKNGFHQILQKRSSIQVNLNDIVRVFMREQPHVIALQEADAPSRWSGHFDHVAYLARMSDYPFSVLAQHVQKRVVSYGTALLSKLDLTNPLAITFPPSPPTPSKGATICTVPWPGVPGTNAHVASVHLDFSRKSVRHRQVSEIIDNLSWRQGPLIVMGDFNCEWSSWNSPLRRLSEILNLRPYRPDAAGLHTFPDLFMRLDWILISRELEFLSHAVVDDVISDHFAVVSEIVLTQPSSPY encoded by the coding sequence ATGAAGAGTGAAACAGTGAGATCGTTAAAACTATTCTCATATCCATACGAACCGAACACCGGGGGTAACGGATACCGTTTCCCCCAGCTCCGATCACGGGCCCGGGTCTTTCGTCCTCCCGTATCCATCGGGTCGAACCATCTTGGTGCCGCTGAAATGTCTGAAATCATTCAGCCTTCGACGCTCAAGGTGATGACCATCAACGTCGCCCACGGCAGGAAAAACGGATTTCATCAGATCCTGCAGAAAAGATCATCGATACAGGTGAACCTGAACGACATCGTGCGGGTCTTCATGAGGGAGCAGCCCCATGTCATCGCTCTTCAGGAAGCGGATGCTCCATCCCGGTGGAGCGGGCATTTCGATCACGTCGCCTACCTGGCCCGGATGTCCGACTACCCCTTTTCCGTCCTGGCACAACACGTTCAAAAGCGGGTCGTCTCCTACGGCACCGCTCTTCTTTCAAAACTTGACCTTACGAACCCCCTGGCGATTACCTTTCCTCCCTCTCCACCCACGCCGTCGAAGGGGGCGACTATCTGCACCGTCCCCTGGCCGGGAGTTCCCGGCACCAACGCTCATGTGGCATCGGTCCACCTGGATTTCTCACGAAAGTCGGTCCGCCACAGGCAGGTTTCGGAGATCATAGACAACCTGTCATGGCGACAGGGACCCCTGATCGTCATGGGCGATTTCAATTGTGAATGGTCATCCTGGAACTCGCCGCTTCGACGTCTTTCCGAGATACTGAATCTCAGGCCGTACCGGCCGGATGCCGCCGGTCTGCATACCTTTCCGGACCTGTTCATGCGGCTTGACTGGATACTCATTTCCCGGGAGCTTGAATTTCTTTCCCATGCCGTCGTCGACGACGTTATATCGGACCATTTCGCCGTTGTCTCGGAGATCGTTCTGACACAGCCGTCTTCTCCTTATTGA
- a CDS encoding TGS domain-containing protein, translated as MPANLPPDYFVAEQQYREAKTPEGKIEALEEMLAIMPKHKGTDKLRADLRRRLAKHREQSQKKKGSAKHKTVYSIDREGAAQVVIVGAPNTGKSSLVDRLTNAAPEVADFPHSTHKPMPGMALYENVQFQLVDTPPVTTEYVDPLMADLIRRADIVAVLVDLWADPLEQFEEVMAILEGFRIFPEGSSVPENILKQPVFKKVLVVANKMDGPGEEEDFKIFLELTEMKLPCLGISVKTGRNLGEFLKTLYHIADIIRVYTKMPGKEPDLNEPFIIPRRSTLSELAAKIHKDFVVNLKYAKVWGSTVHDGQMVQRDYVMQDGDIVEIHT; from the coding sequence ATGCCGGCCAATTTGCCGCCAGATTATTTTGTCGCCGAACAACAGTACCGTGAAGCGAAGACGCCCGAGGGCAAGATAGAGGCCCTGGAGGAAATGCTCGCCATCATGCCCAAGCACAAGGGCACGGACAAGCTGCGGGCCGACCTCAGGCGCCGCCTTGCCAAGCACCGGGAGCAATCGCAGAAAAAGAAGGGGAGTGCCAAACATAAGACGGTGTATTCGATCGACAGGGAGGGTGCGGCACAGGTTGTCATCGTCGGTGCTCCGAACACGGGAAAATCATCCCTGGTCGACCGGCTCACGAACGCGGCGCCGGAAGTCGCCGACTTCCCCCACTCGACGCACAAGCCGATGCCCGGCATGGCCCTGTACGAGAATGTCCAGTTTCAACTGGTCGATACACCACCCGTTACCACCGAATATGTGGATCCCCTTATGGCGGACCTGATCCGTCGGGCCGACATCGTGGCGGTCCTGGTAGACCTGTGGGCGGATCCGCTTGAGCAGTTCGAGGAGGTCATGGCCATCCTCGAGGGGTTCCGCATCTTTCCCGAGGGATCTTCCGTTCCCGAGAACATCCTGAAGCAGCCCGTATTCAAGAAGGTCCTGGTGGTTGCCAACAAGATGGACGGTCCCGGAGAGGAAGAGGATTTCAAGATATTTCTGGAGTTGACGGAAATGAAGCTCCCCTGCCTCGGGATTTCCGTGAAGACCGGCAGAAACCTGGGTGAATTTCTGAAGACACTGTATCATATTGCCGATATTATCCGCGTCTACACAAAAATGCCGGGAAAGGAACCGGACCTGAACGAACCCTTTATCATTCCCCGCCGGAGCACCCTGAGCGAACTGGCCGCGAAGATCCACAAGGATTTTGTCGTCAATCTGAAGTACGCAAAGGTGTGGGGTTCTACAGTTCATGACGGGCAGATGGTACAGCGGGACTACGTCATGCAGGATGGTGACATCGTCGAGATCCACACCTGA
- a CDS encoding alpha/beta hydrolase has translation MYHDRYNQEPSFARVNGIEIAYDTFGDPGDPPMLLIMGYNSQMIVWEEHFCDMLASRGFRVIRFDNRDVGLSTKLDWTGRPDIRALLEGRPGAGEKVPYTLHDMAGDAVGLLDALGISSAHIAGVSMGGMIGQLMAIGYPHRVLSLASMMSTTGDLILQLRKQGVNPLLLTPMPEERDAYVSVFVEACRLLNGDRYPIDEEAVRTLAERSFARGVYPDGGARQMAAMIASGSRKRDLAALSLPVLVIHGSDDPLIPVACGVETAAAVAGAKLMIIDGLGHSVPMQLWPDIIDALADNAREADAKKEGR, from the coding sequence ATGTATCATGATCGGTACAATCAGGAACCATCGTTCGCCCGGGTGAACGGGATTGAGATCGCCTACGACACCTTCGGGGACCCCGGCGATCCGCCCATGCTGCTGATCATGGGGTACAACTCCCAGATGATCGTCTGGGAGGAGCATTTCTGCGACATGCTCGCGTCCCGGGGGTTCCGTGTCATCAGGTTCGACAACCGTGATGTGGGGCTGTCCACGAAACTCGACTGGACGGGGCGGCCCGATATCAGGGCCCTCCTGGAGGGACGGCCGGGGGCGGGGGAAAAGGTGCCTTACACGCTTCACGACATGGCCGGTGATGCCGTCGGTCTTCTCGACGCGCTGGGGATCTCATCGGCTCACATAGCGGGTGTGTCGATGGGGGGTATGATCGGCCAGCTCATGGCGATAGGGTATCCCCATCGGGTGCTGTCCCTGGCATCAATGATGTCCACCACGGGGGACCTGATCCTTCAGCTTCGGAAGCAGGGGGTCAACCCGCTTCTGCTCACGCCCATGCCGGAAGAGCGGGATGCCTATGTGTCGGTCTTCGTCGAAGCATGCAGGCTCCTGAACGGTGACCGGTATCCGATCGATGAAGAGGCCGTCAGGACCCTGGCCGAGAGGAGCTTTGCCAGGGGCGTGTATCCCGACGGCGGTGCCCGGCAGATGGCGGCCATGATCGCGTCGGGAAGCAGAAAACGGGACCTTGCGGCCCTGTCTCTGCCCGTGCTGGTGATACACGGGTCCGATGATCCCCTCATCCCCGTCGCATGCGGTGTCGAGACGGCGGCTGCCGTTGCCGGCGCGAAGCTCATGATAATCGACGGACTGGGACATTCGGTCCCCATGCAGTTGTGGCCGGACATCATTGACGCACTCGCGGACAACGCCCGCGAAGCGGATGCGAAAAAGGAAGGAAGATAG
- a CDS encoding SagB/ThcOx family dehydrogenase: MEESLKERHRFFLKDSVRKQIDFSRTDQSLGKAPPPIEKPYDAGSVRIDLPSRDSWKGIGDIGLIRAIDNRRSRRSFLKEPLTLDELSFLLWATQGIRMRIDAGHAYRTVPSAGCRHALETYLCVLNVSGLAQGLYRYLPLEHQLLVEYRDTGLAGRIVRASFGQPYPGEAAVTFIWTAVPYRMEWRYGPAAHKVIAIDAGHVCQNLYLACEAIGAGTCAVAAYDQDGMDEFLGIDGDEEFVVYCAPVGRV; this comes from the coding sequence ATGGAAGAGTCCCTGAAAGAACGGCACCGGTTTTTTCTCAAGGACAGTGTCCGGAAACAGATCGATTTTTCCCGGACCGACCAGAGCCTCGGAAAGGCCCCGCCGCCCATTGAAAAACCTTATGATGCCGGGTCCGTCAGGATCGATCTTCCTTCACGGGATTCCTGGAAGGGGATCGGGGACATCGGCCTCATCAGGGCTATCGACAACCGGAGAAGCCGGCGCAGCTTTCTGAAGGAGCCGCTCACCCTCGATGAGCTGTCCTTTCTACTCTGGGCGACACAAGGTATCCGCATGCGGATCGACGCGGGACACGCCTACCGAACGGTCCCCTCGGCCGGGTGCCGGCACGCCCTGGAGACTTATCTCTGCGTTCTCAACGTAAGCGGCCTTGCCCAGGGCCTGTACCGGTATCTTCCCCTCGAACATCAGCTTCTTGTGGAGTACCGGGATACTGGCCTGGCGGGCAGGATCGTCAGGGCATCCTTCGGCCAGCCCTATCCGGGCGAGGCGGCCGTCACGTTCATCTGGACGGCCGTTCCCTATCGGATGGAATGGCGGTACGGCCCGGCGGCCCACAAGGTGATCGCCATCGACGCGGGTCACGTCTGCCAGAACCTGTATCTTGCCTGCGAGGCGATCGGCGCCGGGACCTGCGCCGTGGCGGCCTATGACCAGGATGGGATGGACGAATTCCTGGGGATCGACGGGGATGAGGAATTCGTCGTCTATTGTGCCCCGGTGGGCAGGGTGTGA
- a CDS encoding nicotinate-nucleotide adenylyltransferase, with product MKWGLFGGSFDPVHYGHLRCAEEIIESESLDRMILIPALQQPLKTGAETTPFSHRREMVRRAIEGAPTFTCSDMEGRRQGSSYSIDTVCDFRETAPPGTELYFILGRDAFADIRKWRDWQELLTLCHFVVMTRPGYDRSDLSKILPRDCPLRFVYDAPAGGFRGPTGYLILFRAVTQLDISSTDIRSRVRAGRSIRYLVPEPVREYINEQKLYRET from the coding sequence ATGAAATGGGGATTGTTCGGGGGCAGCTTCGATCCCGTTCACTACGGTCATCTCAGGTGTGCCGAGGAGATCATCGAATCGGAGTCGCTGGATCGGATGATCCTGATACCCGCGCTGCAGCAACCGCTGAAAACCGGTGCGGAAACAACCCCCTTTTCTCACCGCCGGGAAATGGTACGGCGGGCCATCGAGGGGGCCCCGACTTTCACCTGTTCCGACATGGAAGGCCGGCGGCAGGGGTCTTCGTACTCGATCGACACCGTATGCGACTTCCGCGAAACGGCACCACCGGGAACCGAGCTCTACTTTATCCTCGGCAGGGACGCCTTTGCCGATATCAGAAAATGGCGGGACTGGCAGGAGCTCCTGACGCTCTGCCACTTTGTCGTCATGACCCGCCCGGGATACGACCGGAGCGACCTGTCAAAGATCCTGCCCCGGGATTGCCCCCTTCGGTTCGTCTATGACGCCCCAGCGGGCGGTTTCAGAGGACCGACGGGATATCTCATCCTCTTTCGGGCCGTCACCCAGCTCGACATCTCTTCCACGGATATCAGAAGCCGTGTCCGGGCGGGGCGGTCAATCCGGTACCTGGTCCCCGAACCCGTCAGGGAATACATCAACGAACAGAAACTGTACCGGGAAACATGA
- a CDS encoding glutamate-5-semialdehyde dehydrogenase, whose amino-acid sequence MDVGNEVITIAKQARAAANRLATVPSNRKNEALHDMADGLVRQGDLIIEENARDLSYAREKGLSAAMIDRLTLTGTAIGAMAEGLREIAALPDPVGSITSMWKRPNGLMVGRMRIPLGVIGIIYESRPNVTADAAALCMKSGNAVILRGGSEAINSNLAIAGILRDACEKHGIPGTAIQIIPVTDRQAVEVMLSQEEYIDLIIPRGGEELIRAVVRQSRIPVIKHYKGVCHVFVDETADPGMACDICMNAKVQRPGVCNAMETLLVHAGIAGRFLPVITEKMRASGVRLKGCDRTRAVIPDMEAAGEEDWYEEYLDLILAVRVVEDIDEAMAHIERYGSLHTESIVTRDYENSQRFLREVNSSTVLVNASTRFSDGFQLGLGAEIGISTTKLHAFGPMGLEELTTTKFIIYGNGQVRS is encoded by the coding sequence ATGGACGTCGGCAATGAAGTGATCACCATAGCGAAACAGGCGCGGGCGGCCGCAAACAGGCTTGCAACGGTTCCGTCGAACAGGAAGAACGAAGCCCTTCACGATATGGCGGATGGACTTGTCCGGCAGGGCGACCTCATCATTGAAGAAAACGCCAGGGACCTCTCCTATGCGCGGGAGAAGGGCCTTTCAGCGGCAATGATCGACCGCTTGACGCTGACGGGAACAGCGATCGGCGCAATGGCGGAAGGATTGAGAGAGATCGCGGCCCTTCCCGATCCCGTGGGTTCGATAACTTCCATGTGGAAACGACCCAACGGGCTCATGGTGGGGCGGATGCGCATCCCCCTGGGTGTCATCGGCATCATCTATGAATCCCGTCCCAACGTGACCGCCGACGCGGCGGCCCTCTGCATGAAATCGGGGAACGCCGTCATTCTCCGGGGAGGGTCCGAGGCGATCAATTCGAACCTGGCGATCGCCGGCATCCTTCGGGACGCCTGCGAGAAACACGGCATCCCCGGAACGGCCATACAGATCATTCCCGTCACGGACCGGCAGGCGGTGGAGGTAATGCTTTCCCAGGAAGAATACATCGATCTCATCATCCCCCGCGGCGGTGAGGAGCTGATCAGGGCGGTGGTCCGCCAGTCGCGGATCCCCGTTATCAAACACTACAAGGGTGTCTGCCACGTGTTCGTCGACGAGACGGCCGACCCCGGCATGGCCTGCGACATCTGCATGAACGCCAAGGTCCAGCGACCCGGTGTCTGCAACGCCATGGAAACGCTTCTCGTCCATGCCGGCATCGCCGGGCGGTTCCTGCCGGTCATAACCGAAAAAATGAGGGCGTCCGGCGTCCGGCTGAAGGGGTGCGACAGGACCCGGGCCGTCATCCCCGACATGGAGGCAGCCGGAGAGGAGGATTGGTACGAGGAATACCTGGACCTCATCCTCGCCGTCCGCGTCGTTGAAGACATCGACGAAGCGATGGCCCATATCGAGCGGTACGGTTCGCTGCACACGGAATCGATCGTTACCCGGGACTATGAGAATTCTCAGCGATTCCTGCGCGAGGTCAATTCCTCGACGGTCCTGGTGAACGCGTCGACGCGCTTCAGCGACGGGTTCCAGCTGGGACTGGGCGCCGAGATCGGTATCAGCACCACAAAACTGCACGCCTTCGGCCCCATGGGTCTGGAGGAGCTGACGACGACCAAGTTCATCATTTACGGAAACGGACAGGTACGGTCATGA
- a CDS encoding 4Fe-4S cluster-binding domain-containing protein → MNYRDRKQDHQAILRDRAERLAAMLCDCTLCPRRCRVNRLKGEKGFCGIGDRALVSSVLAHHGEEPPISGSGGAGTIFFASCNLRCRFCQNYQISHRAAGTPMDGAALADEMLRLQDDGCHNIEAVTATPQVAALVGSLSRAVEKGLSLPLVYNCGGYEDPDVIDLLEGIVDVYLPDLKFGLAEDALRFTGVEDYVETALAAIGKMLAQVGPEPEFEGGIMRKGMIIRHLVLPGSMENSRRVLRLIREHLSAAVPLSIMSQYTPVPPVADDPVLGRRVTRREYEEVVNEALDLGFEYLFVQEVSDLALAPDFDRGKPFQWAGPGDTKEPTETSRGET, encoded by the coding sequence ATGAATTACCGGGACCGGAAACAGGATCATCAGGCCATCCTGCGGGACCGGGCGGAACGGCTTGCGGCCATGCTGTGCGACTGCACGCTCTGCCCGCGCCGGTGCCGTGTCAACCGGCTGAAAGGGGAGAAAGGGTTCTGCGGGATCGGAGACAGGGCCCTCGTCAGCTCCGTCCTCGCCCATCATGGGGAAGAGCCTCCCATTTCCGGCAGCGGCGGTGCCGGAACGATCTTTTTTGCGTCCTGCAACCTTCGCTGCCGCTTCTGCCAGAACTACCAGATCAGCCACCGGGCGGCGGGGACGCCGATGGACGGTGCCGCCCTGGCCGATGAAATGCTGCGGCTGCAGGATGACGGCTGCCATAATATCGAGGCCGTGACGGCGACCCCCCAGGTCGCCGCCCTTGTCGGATCCCTCAGCCGTGCCGTCGAGAAGGGGCTTTCGCTGCCCCTTGTCTATAACTGCGGCGGCTACGAGGACCCGGATGTCATCGATCTCCTTGAGGGGATCGTCGATGTCTATCTGCCCGATCTCAAGTTCGGGCTCGCGGAGGATGCCCTGCGCTTCACCGGGGTCGAGGATTATGTGGAGACGGCCCTGGCGGCGATCGGAAAAATGCTGGCACAGGTGGGGCCTGAGCCGGAGTTCGAGGGGGGGATTATGAGGAAGGGCATGATAATCCGGCACCTGGTCCTGCCCGGAAGTATGGAGAACAGCCGCCGGGTGCTGCGGCTCATCAGGGAGCACCTGTCGGCGGCGGTGCCCCTCAGTATCATGTCCCAGTACACGCCGGTGCCTCCCGTGGCGGATGATCCCGTCCTGGGAAGGAGGGTGACACGCCGGGAGTATGAAGAAGTGGTGAATGAAGCACTCGACCTGGGATTCGAATACCTCTTCGTGCAGGAAGTGAGCGACCTGGCGCTCGCTCCCGACTTTGACCGGGGAAAACCCTTTCAATGGGCCGGCCCCGGTGATACAAAGGAGCCAACAGAAACGTCGAGAGGTGAAACATGA
- a CDS encoding CGGC domain-containing protein: MSDITKIGIIICDRYRRCAGGKCIRAMKNREGAFSIYGDTPLELVGFTTCDGCPGGNIEYAGEEMVKNGAQVIHLATGFIVGYPPCPYIDTFRKFLEARYPVKVVVGTHPIPKKYLDMHTSLGTWDDPATEPLLDPIMADDTIRRAYD, encoded by the coding sequence ATGAGCGACATAACGAAAATAGGGATCATCATCTGTGATCGCTACCGCCGGTGCGCCGGAGGAAAATGCATCCGGGCCATGAAGAACCGGGAAGGTGCCTTCAGCATATACGGAGACACCCCGCTGGAACTGGTCGGATTCACCACCTGCGATGGATGCCCGGGAGGGAATATTGAATACGCCGGCGAAGAAATGGTGAAGAACGGGGCGCAGGTCATCCACCTGGCCACGGGTTTTATCGTCGGGTATCCGCCCTGTCCTTACATTGACACTTTCAGGAAGTTTCTGGAGGCCCGATATCCCGTAAAGGTGGTTGTCGGCACGCACCCGATCCCGAAAAAATACCTCGACATGCACACATCCCTCGGTACCTGGGACGATCCGGCGACCGAACCCCTTCTGGATCCGATCATGGCTGACGATACCATTCGGCGGGCCTACGATTGA
- a CDS encoding outer membrane lipoprotein carrier protein LolA, with translation MNSRQEICYQLFTAALLIAAVICTWGSAAFGNGPPPLAELIDRVQEQYDGTTDIRASFVQESFIATLGRTIREEGVVFIKKPSCMVWDYQHPAPKKLVVNPEKAWLYIPADNMVYVQDSRRILTSKITLRFLAGIGKFTEDFTITYAEPAVDAAGQYGLILTPADYAEGIKTLRLTVEDERYRVIRCRFTDLYDNTTDLSLENIETNTGLPDPLFSFTPPPGAEVYEVP, from the coding sequence ATGAATTCCCGGCAAGAAATATGTTATCAACTGTTCACCGCCGCGCTGCTGATCGCCGCCGTGATCTGCACCTGGGGTTCCGCGGCCTTCGGGAACGGTCCCCCGCCCCTTGCCGAACTGATCGATCGCGTTCAGGAACAGTATGACGGAACGACGGACATACGGGCGTCCTTCGTTCAGGAATCATTCATTGCAACCCTGGGACGGACCATCCGGGAGGAAGGCGTCGTCTTCATCAAAAAACCGTCCTGCATGGTCTGGGACTATCAACACCCCGCCCCCAAGAAACTCGTCGTTAATCCGGAGAAGGCCTGGCTTTACATACCGGCGGACAATATGGTCTACGTTCAGGATTCACGGCGGATCCTCACCTCGAAGATCACCCTGCGGTTCCTCGCCGGGATCGGAAAATTCACGGAGGACTTCACCATCACCTACGCCGAACCCGCCGTCGATGCCGCGGGGCAGTATGGACTGATACTGACACCGGCCGATTACGCCGAGGGTATCAAGACGCTCCGGTTGACGGTGGAAGATGAGCGATACCGCGTGATCCGGTGCCGCTTTACGGACCTCTACGACAATACAACGGACCTCTCTCTCGAAAACATCGAAACAAATACCGGCCTTCCCGATCCGCTCTTCAGCTTCACCCCGCCGCCGGGAGCGGAGGTGTATGAGGTCCCCTGA
- a CDS encoding branched-chain amino acid aminotransferase produces MEITLTKVAPEKMKSKPTDESELGFGKVFTDHFFIMHYTREKGWHDASIEPYRPLTLDPASMCFHYGQEIFEGMKAYYGKDGAVHLFRPEENIKRMNVSAERLCMPTVDKQVFMEAVTRLVLLEKEWIPRGEGTSLYIRPTMIATEPALGVHASSDYIFFIIVGPVGAYYAHGFGPTKIYVTEEYVRAAVGGVGYCKAAGNYAASLYATQKANKMGYAQVLWLDARLHKYAEEVGTSNIFFLIGEELVTPRLSGSILPGIMRNSVLTMARSWGVTVTERPVSIDEIMEAHDKGTLLEVFASGTAAIVSPVGEIYYKDREYRIKDGTTGPLTERLYREFLDLQYGEKDDPFGWRITISE; encoded by the coding sequence ATGGAAATAACCCTGACAAAAGTCGCCCCGGAGAAAATGAAATCCAAACCCACCGATGAATCGGAACTGGGGTTCGGGAAGGTGTTCACGGACCATTTCTTCATCATGCATTACACCCGTGAAAAGGGGTGGCACGATGCCTCGATCGAACCCTATCGGCCCCTGACCCTTGACCCCGCATCAATGTGTTTTCATTACGGGCAGGAAATATTTGAGGGCATGAAGGCTTACTATGGAAAGGACGGGGCCGTCCATCTCTTCAGGCCCGAGGAAAACATCAAGCGGATGAACGTCTCCGCCGAACGGCTCTGTATGCCCACGGTGGATAAACAGGTGTTCATGGAAGCCGTGACACGGCTGGTGCTTCTTGAAAAGGAATGGATACCCCGGGGGGAAGGCACCTCGCTCTATATCAGGCCGACCATGATCGCCACTGAACCGGCACTCGGCGTGCATGCCTCAAGCGATTACATCTTCTTTATCATCGTCGGTCCCGTGGGGGCTTACTACGCCCATGGGTTCGGCCCGACCAAGATCTATGTCACCGAAGAATACGTCAGGGCCGCCGTGGGTGGAGTGGGATACTGCAAGGCGGCGGGGAATTACGCGGCGAGCCTCTACGCAACCCAGAAAGCGAACAAGATGGGGTACGCGCAGGTCCTGTGGCTCGACGCACGGCTTCACAAATACGCGGAGGAAGTGGGAACGAGCAATATCTTCTTCCTCATAGGCGAGGAACTCGTTACGCCCCGTCTCTCGGGCAGCATTCTGCCGGGGATCATGAGAAACTCCGTGCTCACCATGGCACGGTCCTGGGGGGTCACCGTGACGGAACGCCCCGTGTCGATCGACGAGATCATGGAGGCCCATGACAAGGGGACCCTCCTGGAGGTCTTCGCGTCGGGGACGGCAGCGATTGTGTCGCCCGTGGGAGAAATTTATTATAAGGACCGCGAGTACAGGATCAAGGATGGCACAACAGGCCCCCTGACGGAACGGCTCTATCGAGAATTTCTTGATCTTCAGTACGGCGAAAAGGATGATCCTTTCGGTTGGAGGATAACGATATCGGAATAG
- a CDS encoding YifB family Mg chelatase-like AAA ATPase, whose protein sequence is MIVRITSSTIIGIDSFPVDVEVDIACGLPHFSTVGLPDMAVRESKDRIRSAIRNSGYRFPQDRVTINLAPADIKKEGAGFDLPIAVGILAVEEIVKPAKLRDFMILGELSLDGRIKGVPGALSAAFLARKTGLAGIIVPEENAPEAAVVEGVEVIGAGHLSDVVEFLNGTTPIEPFTVEREQLFLRFPSYPFDFGDVSGQEQAKRALEVAAAGNHNILMIGSPGSGKTMLAQRLVTILPEPTFEEAIETTKIFSVAGLLEKENTLVAHRPFRAPHHSISDAGLVGGGQIPRPGEISLAHNGVLFLDELPEFRRNVLEVLRQPMEDGRVTIARSSISITYPARFMLVAAMNPCPCGYYMDHRRHCRCSAQQIQRYRGRISGPLLDRIDIHIEVPSVEYRQISAQSPGESSRNIRTRIEKARSLQQDRFGGNGMAGNACMSSSDIRRFCSLDADSRRLIEMAMDKLGLSGRAYTKVLKVARTIADLEGDQRIRSHHLSEAIQYRNLDRSIF, encoded by the coding sequence GTGATCGTTCGCATTACGAGCAGCACCATTATCGGGATAGATTCCTTTCCCGTCGATGTCGAAGTGGACATAGCCTGCGGTCTGCCCCATTTCTCGACGGTCGGACTGCCCGACATGGCGGTCAGGGAAAGCAAGGACCGCATCCGTTCCGCCATCAGAAATTCCGGATACCGGTTTCCACAGGACCGGGTGACCATCAACCTGGCCCCCGCCGATATCAAAAAAGAGGGGGCCGGTTTCGACCTGCCCATCGCCGTGGGCATCCTCGCCGTCGAGGAAATCGTAAAGCCCGCGAAACTCCGTGATTTCATGATCCTGGGAGAACTGTCCCTGGACGGCAGGATAAAGGGTGTCCCCGGCGCCCTGTCCGCCGCTTTTCTCGCGCGCAAGACGGGGCTTGCGGGAATAATCGTCCCCGAAGAAAACGCGCCGGAAGCCGCCGTGGTCGAGGGCGTAGAGGTGATCGGCGCCGGGCACCTGAGCGATGTCGTTGAGTTCCTGAACGGAACGACCCCCATCGAACCCTTTACCGTCGAACGGGAACAGCTGTTCCTCCGGTTCCCTTCGTATCCCTTCGACTTCGGCGATGTGAGCGGGCAGGAGCAGGCGAAGCGGGCCCTGGAAGTTGCCGCCGCCGGGAACCACAATATCCTCATGATCGGCTCGCCGGGCTCGGGAAAGACCATGCTCGCCCAGAGGCTCGTCACGATCCTCCCGGAACCGACCTTTGAGGAGGCGATCGAAACAACAAAGATATTTTCAGTGGCCGGCCTGCTCGAAAAGGAGAACACCCTGGTGGCGCACCGTCCCTTCCGGGCGCCCCATCATTCCATTTCCGACGCGGGACTCGTCGGCGGGGGCCAGATACCCAGACCGGGGGAGATCAGCCTGGCCCACAACGGTGTCCTCTTCCTCGATGAACTGCCCGAGTTCAGGAGAAACGTCCTGGAGGTACTGAGGCAACCCATGGAGGACGGCCGCGTCACCATCGCACGCTCTTCGATCTCCATCACCTACCCGGCCAGATTCATGCTCGTGGCGGCGATGAATCCCTGCCCCTGCGGGTATTACATGGATCATCGCAGGCACTGCCGCTGTTCCGCCCAGCAGATCCAGCGATACCGGGGACGGATATCGGGGCCGCTCCTCGACCGCATCGACATACACATCGAGGTGCCTTCCGTCGAGTACCGGCAGATCTCGGCGCAGTCACCGGGAGAGAGTTCACGGAACATCAGGACACGGATCGAAAAGGCACGGTCCCTTCAACAAGACCGCTTTGGCGGTAACGGTATGGCTGGCAACGCTTGCATGTCCAGCAGCGATATCCGTCGCTTCTGTTCCCTCGACGCCGATTCCCGGAGACTCATCGAGATGGCCATGGATAAGCTGGGCCTGAGCGGCCGTGCCTATACGAAGGTCCTCAAGGTCGCCCGCACGATCGCCGACCTGGAAGGCGACCAGCGGATCCGATCGCATCATCTGTCGGAAGCGATACAGTACAGAAATCTTGATAGAAGCATTTTTTAA